A section of the Vidua chalybeata isolate OUT-0048 chromosome 32, bVidCha1 merged haplotype, whole genome shotgun sequence genome encodes:
- the TBC1D25 gene encoding TBC1 domain family member 25: MAAAPGGGASPGGGGGAALEDECEVVRVRVKKNEGQQPPEFRSFAVDPQITSLDVLQHILARAFDLQGKKSFVLSFAAQNGQGQDTFVPLLSDGDLANAFTYARPTLRLRLDVRNPPDSPLLEDWDIISPREVAAVEPVPERRSLLAAALPFTQALLAQVGRTLARAQAALAWPEGTPAVSPPPPPPPPCAPLSDADLRSYLGPGGRLLRPQDLRLHVFHGGVEPGLRKVVWRYLLNVFPAGLTGQERLSHLRLKAAEYSSLKVALAARAAPAELAQVAAAVRKDVVRTDRAHPYFGGPEEGHPHLAALQALLTTFALGHPRLSYCQGMSDVAAPLLAVLDDEAQAFLCFCSLMRRLAPRFRPGGRGLARAFGHLRRLLRRADPPFWAFLAARGAHDLLFCYRWLLLELKREFAFEDALKVLEITWSSLPPAPPPPPEGVPLLGAPLGARRAGRGLRERRGLRPRPPRRRRRRRKNVEEEERGGEGAGGATEGSGGGFGGLKGSSDGPERPKSSSDDPGGPTSSSGSPGGLKTSSDGPEGPKSSGDVPHSPKISSELFERPKSFSDVLEGSRGIQEGPKSSSDVPDCLRDSQKGPKSFKNVQEGLESSSDVPKGHKSSRKVQGRPPRDAGGAPEGSKHSEPGGPRKVEEGTDALEMDQRPHSLCWGAGEDPKKGRDDPREGHDPRQGRDDRRKGRGGPREGFDDPKEGLDDPRGGRDDPGTNRGDPREVDDDLREGHNFGEGHNPPKDAHRDPRDGHHGLKDGRDDPKEGCDDPRHGHDDLKHGHNGPKEARDDTKHGHDDLKDEHHDAKTTHNNPTTPEDPWGGRWAWEDPSSSSSSSSSCSSGSSSSDEEVTVEDDGAPLPPPEELGQGNPFLLFVCLAMLLEQREAVMARAGDYNEVAMHFDRLVRRHHLPRVLRRAKGLFARYLEGWGAAAPGGPQTGSPSG; this comes from the exons atggcggcggcgccggggggcggggcctcgcCGGGGGGCGGGGGCGGAGCCGCGCTGGAGGATGAGTGCGAGGTTGTGCGCGTGCGCGTCAAG AAGAACGAGGGGCAGCAGCCGCCCGAGTTCCGCTCGTTCGCCGTGGACCCGCAGATCACGTCGCTGGACGTGCTGCAGCACATCCTGGCCCGGGCCTTTGACCTGCAGGG GAAGAAAAGCTTCGTTCTGAGCTTCGCAGCGCAGAACGGGCAGGGCCAGGACACCTTTGTGCCTCTGCTGAGCGATGGTGACCTGGCCAACGCCTTCACCTACGCCCGGCCCACCCTGAGGCTGCGCCTGGACGTCAGGAACCCCCCTGACA gcccGCTGCTGGAGGACTGGGACATCATCAGCCCGCGGGAGGTGGCGGCGGTCGAGCCGGTCCCCGAGCGCCGCTCGCTGCTGGCGGCGGCCCTGCCCTTCACCCAGGCGCTGCTGGCGCAG GTGGGCCGGACGCTGGCGCGGGCACAGGCGGCCCTGGCGTGGCCCGAGGGGACCCCGGCCGTgtccccgccccctcccccacccccaccctgcGCCCCCCTGAGCGATGCTGACCTGAGGTCGTACCTGGGCCCAGGTGGGCGCCTGCTGCGGCCCCAGGACCTGCGGCTGCACGTCTTCCACGGCGGCGTCGAGCCCGGCTTGCGCAAG GTGGTCTGGCGTTACCTGCTGAACGTGTTCCCCGCCGGCCTGACGGGCCAGGAGCGCCTGTCCCACCTGCGCCTCAAGGCGGCCGAGTACTCCTCCCTGAAGGTGGCCCTGGCGGCCCGCGCCGCGCCGGCCGAGCTGGCCCAGGTGGCCGCGGCGGTGCGCAAGGACGTGGTGCGCACGGACCGCGCCCACCCGTACTTCGGCGGCCCCGAGGAGGGCCACCCTCACCTGGCGGCGCTGCAGGCGCTGCTGACCACCTTCGCGCTGGGCCACCCGCGCCTGTCCTACTGCCAGGGCATGTCGGACGTGGCGGCGCCGCTGCTGGCCGTGCTGGACGACGAGGCCCAGGCCTTCCTGTGCTTCTGCTCGCTGATGCGCCGCCTGGCGCCGCGCTTCCgccccggcggccgcgggcTGGCCCGAGCCTTCGGCCACCTGCGGCGGCTGCTGCGGCGCGCCGACCCCCCGTTCTGGGCCTTCCTGGCGGCGCGCGGCGCGCACGACCTGCTCTTCTGCTAccgctggctgctgctggagctgaagcGCGAGTTCGCCTTCGAGGACGCGCTCAAGGTGCTGGAGATCACCTGGAGCTCGCtgccccccgcgccgcccccgccccccgAGGGGGTCCCGCTGCTCGGAGCCCCCCTGGGAGCCCGCAGGGCCGGCCGGGGGCTGAGGGAGCGCCGGGGGCTGCGGCCGCGGCCgcccaggaggaggaggaggaggaggaagaacgtggaggaggaggaacgTGGAGGAGAAGGTGCTGGAGGGGCCACGGAGGGTTCTGGTGGTGGCTTTGGGGGTCTCAAGGGTTCCAGTGATGGCCCTGAGCGTCCCAAGAGCTCCAGCGATGACCCAGGTGGTCCCACGAGCTCCAGTGGTAGCCCTGGGGGTCTCAAGACTTCCAGTGATGGCCCTGAGGGTCCCAAGAGCTCCGGAGATGTCCCCCACAGTCCCAAGATCTCCAGCGAGCTCTTTGAGAGACCCAAGAGCTTCAGCGATGTGCTAGAAGGTTCCAGGGGCATCCAGGAGGGTCCCAAGAGCTCCAGTGATGTCCCCGACTGTCTCAGGGACAGCCAGAAGGGTCCCAAGAGCTTTAAGAACGTTCAGGAAGGTCTTGAGAGCTCCAGCGATGTCCCCAAAGGTCACAAGAGCTCCAGGAAGGTCCAGGGGAGACcccccagggatgctgggggagCCCCCGAGGGCTCCAAGCACTCGGAGCCGGGTGGCCCCAGGAAGGTGGAGGAAGGCACCGACGCCCTGGAGATGGACCAGAGaccccacagcctctgctggggGGCTGGAGAAGACCCCAAAAAAGGACGGGATGACCCCAGAGAGGGACACGATCCAAGACAAGGACGAGATGACCGCAGAAAAGGACGAGGTGGCCCCAGAGAGGGATTTGACGACCCCAAAGAGGGACTCGATGACCCGAGAGGAGGACGAGATGACCCTGGGACGAATCGTGGTGACCCCAGAGAGGTTGATGATGATCTCAGAGAAGGACACAACTTTGGAGAAGGCCACAACCCCCCCAAGGATGCCCACCGTGACCCCAGGGATGGCCACCATGGCCTCAAGGATGGCCGTGATGACCCCAAGGAAGGATGCGATGACCCCAGACACGGCCACGATGACCTCAAGCACGGCCACAACGGCCCCAAGGAAGCACGTGACGACACCAAGCACGGCCACGATGACCTCAAGGATGAGCACCATGACGCCAAGACCACCCACAACAACCCAACCACCCCCGAAGACCCTTGGGGCGGCCGTTGGGCTTGGGAAgacccttcctcttcctcctcctcctcctcctcgtgcTCCTCgggctcctcctcctcggaCGAGGAGGTGACGGTGGAGGACGACGGGGCGCCGCTGCCACCGCCAGaagagctgggccaggggaacCCGTTCCTGCTCTTCGTGTGCCTGGCCATGCTGCTGGAGCAGCGCGAGGCCGTCATGGCGCGGGCCGGCGACTACAACGAGGTGGCCATGCACTTCGACCGCCTGGTGCGCCGCCACCACCTGCCGCGCGTCCTGCGCCGCGCCAAGGGGCTCTTCGCCAGGTAcctggaggggtggggggcCGCCGCGCCGGGGGGACCCCAAACGGGATCTCCTTCGGGCTAG